The DNA sequence GTCAATGCGCCCGACTCCATGCTTGCCTGCCATCAGATTCAGCTCCAGAATCAACTCGGATAACGGATAAGCTTTGCCGTTCAGGCTTACCGGCACCCCTTTGCTGAATTCGATTTCTACGATATCAGGTGTGTCAGGCGTATACTCAAGGCTTGTTGTCAGGTCGTAGGCCTCTTCAGGCGGAGCCGCCCACGGATCTTCCAGAATCCCGCACTCATTGCTGCGGCCCCAAAGGTTCTGGTCTATTGAGAACGGAGAATCCAGATTGATCGGAATCGGGATATTATTATCCTTTGCATATTGGATTTCTTCTTCTCTGGACCATTTCCATTCCCTTACAGGCGCGAGCACCTTGAGGTCTGGATTAAGTGCCTGGATCGATACCTCGAATCTTACCTGGTCATTTCCTTTTCCTGTACAGCCATGCGCAACAGCAGCGGCGCCTTCCTTTTCAGCCACTTCAACAAGCTTTTTAGCAATAAGAGGCCTGGAAAGAGCAGATACAAGCGGGTATTTGCCTTCATAAAGAGCATGCGCCTGAAGGGCAGCAAGTGCATATTCATTCGCAAACTCTTCTTTCACATCCAGTACATATGACTGGACTGCTCCCACTTTAAGCGCCTTTTCCTGGATGAACTTCAAATCCTTGCCTTCCCCAACGTCAAGGCAGCACGCAACCACTGAGTATCCCTGGTCGCCAAGCCATTTGATCGCCACAGAAGTATCCAGTCCGCCTGAGTATGCTAAAACAACTTTTTGATTTGACATGAAAATTTCCTCCTCTATAGATGAACGAATAAATATTCATTTAAATTATGTTTTTATACAATTAACTAGTTAATACTCTAACAATATTCCAGGATTAATTCAATAGTTATTCGTTAAAATGTATAAAAATTTATTGGTGACAGGCACCTATACCAGTCGGCCGACTGGTATAGGTGCCTGTCACCATGTACAATAAAAGCAGCCTATTTTTGGGGGACGGATGAGATGGAGGATGTTTTCATTTTGGATAAGCGCCTGGGGATTGCTGTTCCTGTGCTGGATGGCGAGTGGGAAGAGTACCCGCAGGAAGAGCGCCAGGAAATTCTGTTTACTTGGGAGAAGATACGCGGGGGGATCCCGGACAGGATATCAGAGCTTGAGACGCAGATAAACCGCAGACAGGACCAGCTCGCAGATGAAGAGAATTTTGAGCTTTCATGCAAATTGAACAGTGAGATCGCTGATCTTGCTTCCATCATCAACGATCTTTGGCTGTGGTACAGGGCTAATCAGGAAATCGGGGGAAAGCTGCATCGCTGATTTAAGCTCTATAGAGAATATTATTCAGGCAAAGCAAAAAGGCGGGGCGCCATGATGGCGCCCCGCCCCCTTTTTATACAAGATCTTTCTTTACTTCCCTTATAACATGCCCCAGCTCCGGGATGATCAATTTATTCATGGCCAGCCTTACTGCACCTGAAGATCCCGGTGTGGAAAAGACAGCTGTATTCTCGATGATGCCCGCAGAAGCGCGGGAGAGAATTGCAGCAGAGCCGATGTCCTCCTTGTAGCTCAGCATACGGAATAATTCCCCGAAGCCGCTAATTTCCTTTTGATAAAGTGCACTCACCGTTTCAATGGTTACATCCCTTAAAGCGATTCCTGTCCCGCCATTGGTAAGGACTGCATCGATATCCGGATCTGAACATCCCTCCAGGACCGCCTGACGGATCTTTTCTTTTTCATCGGCGACAATCTGGTAGGAACTTACCCTGTGGCCCTCTGCTTCAAGAAGTTCCTTCATCAGCCTCCCGCTTTTATCGGTCTCCGAATTTCTTGTATCACTGATGGTAATAATTTTGCATCTGACTGTTTTGGGGGCTTCTTTTTTGTGTTCCTCGCTGCTCATCAAACTTCACCCTGTTTCTTCAGCAGATACCTGTACTGATAATATTTATGGGCAAAATCAGTGACCTTCCTTGTAAACTGATAGTTTGCCCCTGCTCCTATGGCCATGCTGACAAGCGGGATGCCCTGGATGGATTTCTTTTTGAAAGCCGTTATAGCCAGGCCTTTAAACAGCTGTTTGATTGGCTGGCCCATCCAGGCAATGTCCGTCAGTTCCTCCTGGCCCTCATAAAAATAAGCTTCTTCCGCATTCTCCAGTTCGGCCAGAAGCTGGTCCCAGGCCTGCCCCTGAAGCCGCGGCGGCAGGATCGATGCACAAAACACCTTTAAAGAAGCCATCATCTCATAAGGTGTGTTCACTTCAATCCCATATGTCATCGCGATGAGCTGGACTGCACGCAAATTGATGACAGCCATGGCAGGAAGATCGGATCCAAGCAGCAGCACACCGCCGGTCCCCGATGCCCCTCCCTGTGCAAATGAGTAAAGGCGGTGGCGGGCAATCTGCTGATTGGCTATGTATTGCAGCTGATTGATGTCCAATGAAGCCAGATCTTCCACTGTTTCAATGCCGGCATCAAAGATGCGGCCTGCAGATAGGATTCGTTCCTTTGCATCCAGCTGGAGCTGTGAGCTTTGGATCAAGGCATGGAGATGGAACAGCCAGTTATCCAGGGAAGCAAAAAATTGCTGCTGAGTTTTCTCGGGAAGCAGCAGGAACGCCTTTTCTAAATATTTGTCATAGGTCAGCTCCAAATCATTGGATTCATACTGTGCCAGCTTGTCTTCCCATTGTGCGATCTCAGATAAAGCCTGTTCTTCCCGTCCGTTTAGTGCCATATCTTCATCCTCCTTGCCGGTGTTTTTGTTCAGTATAGCATATTGATTCAGGCAAATCCTGTTTCATTGGATGGAGAAGGCAGAAAAACAAAAGGACAAAAAAGCCTTGGCTTCTTTGTCCTTTCAATCATTCAAATATTATTTCGCAAGCCTTACAACATCCCTGGCAATCATAACTTCTTCATTTGTCGGAATAATGATAACCTTGACCGGTGAGTGAGGATAGTTGACAAACGTTTCCTCACCGCGGACCTTGTTCAATGCAGGGTCCCAATATACGCCCATGAATTCCAGTCCCTGAAGGACACGCTCGCGGATTTCAGCACTGTTTTCGCCGATGCCTGCTGTAAAGATAATGGCATCAACTCCGTACATGCGTGAAGCATAAGAGCCGATATATTTGTGGATCCGGTTTGCAAACACTTCGAGAGCAAGCTCTGCTCTTTCGT is a window from the Bacillus infantis NRRL B-14911 genome containing:
- a CDS encoding argininosuccinate synthase → MSNQKVVLAYSGGLDTSVAIKWLGDQGYSVVACCLDVGEGKDLKFIQEKALKVGAVQSYVLDVKEEFANEYALAALQAHALYEGKYPLVSALSRPLIAKKLVEVAEKEGAAAVAHGCTGKGNDQVRFEVSIQALNPDLKVLAPVREWKWSREEEIQYAKDNNIPIPINLDSPFSIDQNLWGRSNECGILEDPWAAPPEEAYDLTTSLEYTPDTPDIVEIEFSKGVPVSLNGKAYPLSELILELNLMAGKHGVGRIDHVENRLVGIKSREVYECPGAMTLIKAHKELEDLTLVKELAHFKPVIEKKLTELIYEGLWFSPLKKALTAFLEETQKHVTGTVRVKLFKGHSIVEGRKSPFSLYDEKLATYTSEDEFDHNAAVGFIQLWGLPTKVQSIVQNKKVTV
- a CDS encoding MogA/MoaB family molybdenum cofactor biosynthesis protein, producing MSSEEHKKEAPKTVRCKIITISDTRNSETDKSGRLMKELLEAEGHRVSSYQIVADEKEKIRQAVLEGCSDPDIDAVLTNGGTGIALRDVTIETVSALYQKEISGFGELFRMLSYKEDIGSAAILSRASAGIIENTAVFSTPGSSGAVRLAMNKLIIPELGHVIREVKKDLV
- a CDS encoding EcsC family protein — protein: MALNGREEQALSEIAQWEDKLAQYESNDLELTYDKYLEKAFLLLPEKTQQQFFASLDNWLFHLHALIQSSQLQLDAKERILSAGRIFDAGIETVEDLASLDINQLQYIANQQIARHRLYSFAQGGASGTGGVLLLGSDLPAMAVINLRAVQLIAMTYGIEVNTPYEMMASLKVFCASILPPRLQGQAWDQLLAELENAEEAYFYEGQEELTDIAWMGQPIKQLFKGLAITAFKKKSIQGIPLVSMAIGAGANYQFTRKVTDFAHKYYQYRYLLKKQGEV